Proteins from a single region of Pangasianodon hypophthalmus isolate fPanHyp1 chromosome 7, fPanHyp1.pri, whole genome shotgun sequence:
- the tspan7 gene encoding tetraspanin-7 translates to MSPPSRRLQTKPVITCLKTFLISYSLIFWFTGVILLAVGVWGKVSLESYLLLASDMSTNAPYVLIGTGAIIVIFGLFGCFATCRGSPWMLKLYAMFLTLVFLAELVAGISGFVFRHEIKAVLKDVYWNAERKYNTTDGRNQAVDSMQTSLKCCGLYNYTSWGQTEYFKQHGIPISCCMPLANCTTENLKDLNLARTVVYQQGCFSLVTTAMESNLGIIAGISFGIAFFQLIGVFLACCLSRYITNNQYEMV, encoded by the exons ATGTCTCCTCCGTCTAGAAGATTGCAGACCAAACCCGTGATAACATGTCTGAAGACCTTTCTGATTTCTTACAGCCTTATCTTTTGG TTCACAGGGGTGATCCTGTTAGCAGTGGGAGTCTGGGGGAAGGTTAGTCTGGAGTCCTATCTCTTGCTAGCCTCAGACATGAGCACCAATGCACCATATGTCCTTATTGGCACTGGTGCAATCATCGTCATCTTTGGCCTCTTTGGTTGCTTCGCCACCTGCCGTGGTAGTCCATGGATGCTGAAACTG TATGCTATGTTCCTGACTCTAGTATTCTTGGCTGAACTTGTGGCAGGCATTTCTGGCTTCGTTTTCAGACATgag ATCAAAGCAGTCCTTAAAGATGTATACTGGAATGCTGAAAGAAAGTACAATACTACAGATGGCAGAAACCAAGCAGTGGATTCCATGCAGACATCT CTGAAGTGCTGTGGTCTGTACAACTACACTAGCTGGGGACAGACAGAGTACTTCAAGCAGCATGGCATACCGATAAGCTGCTGTATGCCACTGGCTAATTGTACCACTGAAAATCTCAAAGATCTGAACCTGGCTCGAACAGTGGTATACCAGCAG GGCTGCTTCTCTCTGGTGACAACTGCGATGGAGTCTAATTTGGGAATCATCGCTGGGATATCTTTTGGAATAGCATTCTTCCAG CTTATTGGTGTATTCCTGGCATGCTGCTTGTCACGCTACATCACCAACAACCAGTATGAAATGGTCTAG
- the mid1ip1l gene encoding mid1-interacting protein 1-like, protein MMQINSDACFHKHSLLNVMNRFLAAANNMDETIMVPSLLRDVPLEEQDGDTSMHSNSELSFPSKQRDMYEHYLLLKSIKNEMEWGLLKRDMGGGASFLEMAVKQEEQQVPGGPAEDGTDLESQFHFHLRGLFGVLSKLTDQADHLTNRYKREIGGGSLLR, encoded by the coding sequence ATGATGCAAATCAACTCGGACGCCTGCTTTCATAAGCACTCGCTGCTGAACGTGATGAACCGCTTCCTGGCGGCGGCCAACAACATGGACGAGACCATCATGGTGCCCAGTTTACTGCGGGACGTGCCTCTGGAGGAGCAGGACGGGGACACCTCGATGCACAGCAACAGCGAGCTGTCCTTCCCGAGCAAGCAGAGGGACATGTATGAGCACTACCTGTTGCTGAAGTCCATTAAGAACGAGATGGAGTGGGGTTTGCTGAAACGCGACATGGGTGGCGGTGCCAGCTTCCTGGAGATGGCCGTGAAGCAGGAGGAACAGCAGGTACCAGGTGGACCAGCAGAAGACGGCACTGACTTAGAAAGCCAGTTCCACTTCCACCTCCGTGGACTCTTCGGGGTCTTGTCCAAGCTCACAGACCAAGCAGATCACCTCACGAACCGCTACAAGAGAGAAATTGGTGGTGGGAGTCTGTTACGATAG